A segment of the Solanum lycopersicum chromosome 9, SLM_r2.1 genome:
gaagtaaaatagataatttaattatgtataaataataatattttctatcagAGTGGATCCGAacgaatattattttgaatattattttgaattaaggCAAAACAAACACtgtatatatgattaattttcGTCAACCAATAGTCCCTTCTCTAGTTTTCTATACGTCAAATTAGATTGTTTAAACACAAATACTTATATGATAATCTTTTACGTGTAATCGATACATAGAAAATAAcgttattattttttaccaaGAGTCTTATATATactttatttgtaaattattaCGTCAGGCTTTATACGTTAAATTATTTTGTCATGTAAATTAACTTTACTTTAGTAATATGAAAAGTCTATACAAGCATCGAGTGTATAATTTGACTTTTATTCGATTAAAAAAATACAccttatatatacaaattaagattatattttatatttgtatagtaAATATTGACCTATTTATTGACGATATAAAATCACCCCCTGATCGTCATGCTTGAATGAAGACACctgattgatttgattttttcacATGACCCCTCCTCGCTCTTCTCTTTTACGAGTTTgaattttcatatagttttaattatcatgataaaaatgagtgaatatattttttaaaattatatattgatacatatatcgagataaaaattaaaactaaatctcataaaaatgaaaattttgatttcgtCACTAAACGAAAGAAAGAGAAGTCACGCGTAAGAAAAATACGGCTAATATAATTGAAGTTTATCTTTTAAGAAACATTATTTAcatccattttattttaattaaagaaaaagaaaatataaaaatcaaaccGTTTTTTTTATCCACTCATCATAGTTGGTTTTTGTCTATAAATAATCcaatattctttcttttcttcttcattattcttCAATATCTTTCtccaaaatcacaaaaaaaaaaaatggaattatttatgaaaaactcTTCTCTTTGgggtttaaaattttatttattttgcttatttataattttatcaaacatTAATAGGGCATTTGCttctcataatatttttttggactTGCAATCTTCAAGTGCTATTAGTGTCAAGAATGTTCATAGAACTCGTTTTCATTTTCAACCTCCTAAACATTGGATTAATggtatgttcattttttttttattttatataacatGCGATAAATTTAACGTTAGCAATGTGGTTTGTTATTTAAATTCGAATTTGATTATATGACTTtgcttatataaatatacatagtAATAAAAGTTTGTGTATAAATGCATGTCATATACATTTATTGACTTGGTATATATATCAGTACGATTAAATTAATTGATGGTGCAATTAATATTGCATTATTTAGGTGATAAAACTACAGAAATAaacgaaaatatttttttatatatagagaaGTTCAAATGTTGATGTTTCTTTTATGGTTACattgttttaaaatgtttttttttaactatctTTATAgctacatatatataagattgatcattctttatatttcaaaattatatctacatacacacatatacatcATTATGTGGTTCATTTATGTTAGTTTTCAGTAttcgatatttatttttaagtttaatttatttaaatctgCGTTAAAATATCTCACTTTTAAAGATAGAATCACTCCTGACCAACTATGAGTAACTCGattctcaaaatttaaattcgaAATTAGATTAATTATCATGGCAAGAGAACTACAAcgttttggataagaatgtgcaaaagagagaaagaaacatgaaatatataaaaaccTAAGATTTTGGCCATGGAATTTAGGTGAAAATTAATTTGTTGAAGGCAccctttattattattattataattattattattattaatgaaatatagTGACATTTCATACTCATATATTGTGtgcatttaattaatatatgtagGTCTTATGTTAATTTAAACTTACCAAACATATTGTCTCTTATAAAGTTGACTCCCCCCCTCAACCCCcaacccccacccccacccccaccccacccaaaaaaattaCCTCATCAATTTCGTTTTTTATATGACACAATTTTCTTGTTTAATTTGTTATCTACAGAACGACTACTTTCTATATCATTCTacataatatgtatattttttataatcacaataaatcTCATGACACGTTTTCAGATCATAATTTTGCAAAcacctttttctttattttttaattaggtatatcacataaattaaaaggaTTCATTAATTTTCGCAGAGAAAACTAATTAGTTTCTGTGTTTTTCACCtttcatttattaattactacataatttttaatcaataattGATGAAAGACTATGTAATGTATTCTATTATCTTcactaatcattttttttttgtataattcttATATGGTCTCTCTCCATTGGATGCCTTTCAAATATACAAAGACCCTAATGGTaagttagattatttttcatttaattttatcaataactcaatgatattattgattttcattttatttttcaaacagcACCAATGTATTATAATGGAGTGTATCATTTATTCTATCAATACAATCCAAAAGGATCAGTATGGGGCAATATTATTTGGGCTCATTCAGTCTCAAAAGACTTGATAAATTGGATCCATTTAGAACCTGCAATTTATCCATCCAAAAAATTTGACAAGTATGGTACTTGGTCTGGATCATCAACTATTTTACCTAATAACAAACCTGTTATCATATACACCGGAGTAGTAGATTCGTATAATAATCAAGTCCAGAACTACGCCATCCCGGCTAACCTATCTGATCCATTTCTTCGTAAATGGATCAAACCTAACAACAACCCGTTGATCGTCCCTGATAACAGTATCAATAGAACTGAGTTTCGCGATCCAACTACAGCTTGGATGGGCCAAGATGGGCTTTGGAGGATTTTAATAGCAAGTATGAGAAAACATAGAGGGATGGCATTGTTGTATAGAAGTAGAGATTTTATGAAATGGATCAAAGCCCAACATCCACTTCATTCATCTACTAATACTGGAAATTGGGAGTGTCCTGATTTTTTCCCTGTATTATTTAATAGTACCAATGGTTTAGATGTATCGTATCGCggaaaaaatgttaaatatgtCCTCAAGAATAGTCTTGATGTTGCTAGGTTTGATTATTACACTATTGGCATGTATCACACCAAAATAGATAGGTATATTCCGAATAACAATTCAATTGATGGTTGGAAGGGATTGAGAATCGACTATGGTAATTTCTATGCATCGAAGACATTCTATGATCCTAGCAGAAATCGAAGGGTTATTTGGGGTTGGTCAAATGAATCCGATGTATTACCTGACGATGAAATTAAGAAAGGATGGGCTGGAATTCAAGGTATTCCGCGACAAGTATGGCTAAACCTTAGTGGTAAACAATTACTTCAATGGCCTATTGAAGAATTAGAAACCCTAAGGAAGCAAAAGGTCCAATTGAACAACAAGAAGTTGAGCAAGGGAGAAATGTTTGAAGTTAAAGGGATCTCAGCATCACAGGTTTCAACTTTTCCTTATTAAACTATAGTCTTTTAAATATCATTAATCTACTTCTTATATGTATAATCAATGTATAACTATTATATCAAATGCACATGATCGATTGATTATAcatttgctatatatatatctctATTATATCAATTGCACTGTCTCATCTTGCATTTCTTTGATCGTAGGCTGATGTTGAAGTGCTGTTCTCATTTTCAAGTTTGAACGAGGCCGAACAATTTGATCCTAGATGGGCTGACCTATATGCCCAAGACGTTTGTGCCATTAAGGGTTCGACTATCCAAGGTGGGCTTGGACCATTTGGGCTTGTGACATTAGCTTCTAAAAACTTAGAAGAATACACACCTGTTTTCTTCCGAGTGTTCAAGGCTCAAAAAAGTTATAAGATTCTCATGTGCTCAGATGCTAGAAGGTTTGTTTCTTCAATCCAATTAATTGTAATGATCGAAGTTCACATCTTCTCCAAATTGAGTAAATCGAGAATTATAATGACCCGACTTTGATATCATGATAAGAAATGCATTTACTTATAGATCGCCCGTTAGTGTCATTAAAAAACTCTAACCttgtttaggttttttttttttttaattaatgagcAGATCTTCCATGAGACAAAATGAAGCAATGTACAAGCCCTCATTTGCTGGATATGTAGATGTAGATTTAGAAGACATGAAGAAGTTATCTCTTAGGAGTTTGGTAAGTTTTGCtttcacaatttttatttatttataatttatttgatcaaaACTTTCAAGATTCGATTAATTTGAAGAGTAACGATTTGTGTTTGACTAATCAATTTGTAtcatatgcatatttttttttagattgatAACTCAGTAGTGGAAAGTTTCGGTGCTGGTGGCAAAACATGCATAACATCAAGGGTGTATCCAACTTTAGCGATTTATGATAATGcacatttatttgtttttaacaaTGGCTCTGAGACAATCACAATTGAGACTCTGAATGCTTGGAGCATGGATGCATGTAAGATGaactaaatattttcaaaaaaattggaatTATGTCTACAATTATATATGTCTAAAGAGACAAAAATTGTGTTAAATTTAACAGTAGATGATGTTCACAAAAATCCTCTATAATTGTCTCTAatttattttggtgaatttaGAAGGCAAAGTGTGTGTATGGATTTTTCTagtaccatatatatatatattaagtaagaAATTTGTTAgctttcctttttgttttgtaACATAATCAAATGTGTGGTCTTATGTAGAACTAATATTTGGTAATATTAGGCAAGTTGTTATGTGacttattttattcaaaaatataataagaagtTCAAAGAGAAGAGTACAAGTAAGTAAGTAAGCAGAGACGAATCCTGGATTTAAAGGGTCTGGctatattaatgtttttttaatttaagcaTTAGCGATTCGCCTTGCAAGTAATCGATAGGACAAAAGTTTTACCTTACTAATTCTATTGAGGCACCAAATCCCTATGAAAAAGCATGTAAAATATGAGAAGACGAAAGAATTAAATAGGTTAtaattattgtataatttataacACACTTTATGATAATATTACAAATAAGAATATcgaatatttaattaatgacgAACTATAAAAGCAAAGAAGGAAGGATGAGCTTCCAAAAACAATCGCAAATGAATAAagatgcccaaaatagagtaaCCTAACGAAGTCGATACTTCCATTCATAATCAAATCTGTTCAAAAACACTTGAtggtttatttttaactttaagaGATGTATCATATCGTCTCTTATTATTCTTTTAGGGCTATTCGCCGtaggaataaaatttatatga
Coding sequences within it:
- the lin5 gene encoding beta-fructofuranosidase, with translation MELFMKNSSLWGLKFYLFCLFIILSNINRAFASHNIFLDLQSSSAISVKNVHRTRFHFQPPKHWINDPNAPMYYNGVYHLFYQYNPKGSVWGNIIWAHSVSKDLINWIHLEPAIYPSKKFDKYGTWSGSSTILPNNKPVIIYTGVVDSYNNQVQNYAIPANLSDPFLRKWIKPNNNPLIVPDNSINRTEFRDPTTAWMGQDGLWRILIASMRKHRGMALLYRSRDFMKWIKAQHPLHSSTNTGNWECPDFFPVLFNSTNGLDVSYRGKNVKYVLKNSLDVARFDYYTIGMYHTKIDRYIPNNNSIDGWKGLRIDYGNFYASKTFYDPSRNRRVIWGWSNESDVLPDDEIKKGWAGIQGIPRQVWLNLSGKQLLQWPIEELETLRKQKVQLNNKKLSKGEMFEVKGISASQADVEVLFSFSSLNEAEQFDPRWADLYAQDVCAIKGSTIQGGLGPFGLVTLASKNLEEYTPVFFRVFKAQKSYKILMCSDARRSSMRQNEAMYKPSFAGYVDVDLEDMKKLSLRSLIDNSVVESFGAGGKTCITSRVYPTLAIYDNAHLFVFNNGSETITIETLNAWSMDACKMN